Proteins encoded within one genomic window of Pithys albifrons albifrons isolate INPA30051 chromosome 9, PitAlb_v1, whole genome shotgun sequence:
- the LOC139675686 gene encoding dual specificity protein phosphatase 13B-like, with protein MAWDSLCSGDLRRPKIRSTSRWTSGSQCSAGTPSLEELRRLLCIRTSPTGHVDEVWPNLYVGDLYVARDKAQLSQMGISHVVNAAAGRFRINTGPTFYNDLSVDYYGVEAEDNPDFDLSIHFYPVAQYIREALNSPKGKVLVHCAMGISRSATLVLAFLMICEGMSLADAIRTVRSHRGICPNSGFLRQLQELDLQLARGTGRGAEAC; from the exons ATGGCCTGGGACTCCCTGTGCAGTGGGGACTTACGGCGCCCCAAGATAAGAAGCACCTCAAGGTGGACATCTGGCAGtcagtgcagtgctgggacaccatccctggaggagcTGCGGCGCCTGCTCTGCATACGCACATCCCCCACAGGGCACGTGGATGAAGTCTGGCCAAACCTTTATGTGGGAGACCT GTATGTCGCCCGTGACAAGGCCCAGCTGAGCCAAATGGGAATCTCCCATGTTGTCAATGCTGCTGCTGGGCGATTCCGCATCAACACTGGACCCACGTTCTATAATGACCTGTCTGTGGATTACTACGGAGTAGAAGCAGAGGATAACCCAGACTTCGATCTCAGCATTCACTTCTACCCAGTTGCTCAGTACATCAGAGAAGCACTGAATTCCCCAAAAG GCAAAGTACTGGTTCACTGTGCAATGGGAATCAGCCGATCTGCAACACTTGTCCTGGCGTTCCTAATGATCTGTGAAGGTATGTCCCTCGCCGACGCCATCCGAACTGTGCGTTCACACAGAGGGATCTGCCCCAACTCCGGCTtcctcaggcagctccaggagctcgACCTCCAGTTGGCAAGGGGgacaggcagaggagcagaggcCTGCTAG